Within Streptomyces sp. NBC_00704, the genomic segment TGCTGTCCGCCGTGCTGTGGCAGCGCTACCACCGCAAGAAGCTGGTGGACTGGCTCGGCTTCTTCAACGGCCGTCGTCTGGTGCCGATCATCATGGCCTTCGTCGGCACGGCCATGGGCGTCTTCTTCGGCCTGGTCTGGGAACCGATCGGTGACGGCATCTCCAACTTCGGCGAGTGGATCACCGGTCTCGGCACCGTCGGCGCGGGTCTGTTCGGTCTGATCAACCGCGCGCTCATCCCGGTCGGCATGCACCAGTTCGTCAACTCCGTGGCGTGGTTCCAGATCGGTGACTTCAAGGACTCCGCCGGCGCCGTCGTGCACGGTGACCTGACCCGCTTCTTCGCCGGTGACGCGAGTGCGGGACAGTTCATGTCCGGCTTCTTCCCGATCATGATGTTCGGTCTCCCGGCCGCCGCGCTCGCCATCGCCCACACCGCGCGCCCCGAGCGCCGCAAGGCCGTCCTCGGCATGATGATCTCGCTCGCGCTGACGTCCTTCGTGACGGGCGTGACCGAGCCGATCGAGTTCTCGTTCATGTTCATCGCCCCGCTGCTCTACGCGATCCACGCGGTGCTCACCGCCCTGTCGATGGCGATCACCTGGGCGCTCGGCGTGCACGCGGGGTTCACCTTCTCCGCGGGCTTCATCGACTACGCCCTGAACTGGAACCTGGCCACCAAGCCGTGGCTGATCATCCCGATCGGTCTGGTCTTCGGCGCGATCTACTACGTGGTCTTCCGCTTCGCGATCACGAAGTGGAACCTGCCCACCCCGGGCCGTGAGCCCGAGGAAGAGGTCGAGGACCTCACGAAGGCGTAGACGCCGGCGTGGACGGAGACCTCGTCCACGGACACGGACACGCGAAGACCCCCGGAGCCCTGAAGGCGGATTCTCGGGGTCCTCGCAACACCTGATGGCTTATGCGGCCGTCAGTAGATCACGCAGGCGCTCGGCTGGGGTTCTCCAGCCGAGCGTTTTGCGTGGCCGGCCGTTGAGTTGCTGGGCAACGTGTTCGAGGTCTGCGGGACTGTGCGCGGAGAGGTCGGTGCCTTTGGGGAAGTACTGCCGCAGCAGGCCGTTGGTGTTCTCGTTCGATCCGCGCTGCCAGGGCGAGTGGGGGTCGCAGAAGTAGACTGGCACGCCGGTGGCCACGGTGAACTGCTTGTGCGCGGCCATCTCGCAGCCCTGGTCCCAGGTCAGCGAGCCACGCAGGTGCTCGGGCAGGGTCTGGATCAGCGGCACCAGCACATCGCGGACTTCCTCGGCCGTGTGCCCGCCGGGCAGATGTCCGAGCAGGACGTAGCGGGTGGAGCGCTCGACCAGGGTCACTATCGCGCTCTCGCTGCGGGGGCCGACGATCAGATCGCCTTCCCAGTGGCCAGGAACAGCCCGGTCCTCGACCTCCGGCGGCCGCTCGGAGATCATCACCATCTCGTCGACGAAGCGGCGAGTGCGCTGCTCCGGGCTGCGGTGGGGCTTGCGGCGGGTGCGTCCGGTGCGCAGCGCCAGGGCGACCTCGCGGCGCAGTCCGCCGCGGGCCTGGACGTAGACCGCCTGGTAGATCGTCTCCGGACTCACGCGCATGCTCTCGTCGTCGGGGAACTCGATGAGCAGAGCGTGGCAGATCTGCTCGGGCGACCAGCGTTCCTGGAGCTTGGCCGTAGCGAAGTCGCGCAACGCTCCTTCCCGGGCCAGCTTGGAGTCCTTTGGACGCGACCGGCTCTTCGCCCATGCCCGCTGGGCTTGGTGCGGCCGGTAGACGCCGTTGACCGCACGGGCGTCGATCTCACGCTTGACGGTGGAGGCCGGCCGGCCGAGTGCCCGTCCGATCGCGCGCAGCGAGCGGCCCTCACGGCGCATGTCGGCGATCAGCTCCCGCTCGGCCACGGTGAGGAAACGGGGGTGCAGCCCGGCCTCGACCGCGGCAACGGACGGCTTCGACGCGGCAGTAACGATGGTGATCACACCGGTCGTATAGTCGATCAGGCGGCCGTCTGCATGCAGGCGCGAGTGGCCGATCTGCCGGATCCCTTGGTCCCAGTCCCGAGCGGTGCGCTCGTGGACGCCGACCTGCGCGGCGGCATCGCGGCGATGGACTCCGGCCGCACGCAGCCGCTCGTACTCCGCCCGACCGGGATGCCCGGATGTGCCGGGCTTGCCGCGACCTCGGACACCAGCCTGACGGGCCCATCCGAACGCCGTATTGCGGTTCACTCCGACTGCGCGAGCGGCAGCGGTGATGCCGCCGTCCTCCCGATCCAGCGCCTCGAAGAACTTCGCCTTCAGCACCTCAAAATCCACGATCCCCGCAACTCCCTGAACTCCAGGGTGTTGCGGGGATCAATAGAACCCGCCTGAACCGCTCCGGGGGTCTTCGTCCGCGTGCGGGGGATCAGATCTCGTACGTCTGCCGTGGCGCGGCCAGTTCGACCGGGCCCGCGAAGGTCGTCCGGGCGTCGGCCAGGTTGACCTGGGGGTCCGTCCACGGGGGGATGTGGGTCAGCACGAGCTTGCGCGCGCCCGCCCGGCTCGCCGCCTCGCCGGCCTCGCGGCCGTTGAGGTGCAGGTCGGGGATGCTCTCCTTGCCGTGGGTGAAGGCGGCCTCGCACAGGAACAGGTCGCTGTCGCGGGCGAGTTCCTCCAGGGCGGGGCTGGCGCCGGTGTCGCCGGAGTAGGTCAGCGAGCGGCCGCCGTGCTCGACGCGGATGCCGTAGGCCTCGACCGGGTGCGCCACGCGTTCGGTGTGCACGGTGAAGGGGCCGACGTCGAAGGTGGACGGCTTGACCGTGTGGAAGTCGAAGACCTCGCTCATCGAGGAGGCGGAGGGCGTGTCGGCGTAGGCCGTGGTGAGGCGGTGCTCGGTGCCCTCGGGGCCGTAGACCGGGATCGGGTCGCAGCGTCCGCCGTCGTGCCGGTAGTAGCGCGCGACGAAGTAGGCGCACATGTCGATGCAGTGGTCGGCGTGCAGATGACTCAGGAAGATCGCGTCGAGGTCGTACAGACCGCAGTGGCGCTGCAACTCGCCCAGGGCGCCGTTGCCCATGTCGAGAAGCAGCCGGAAGCCGTCGGCCTCGACGAGGTAGCTCGAGCAGGCCGATTCCGCGGACGGAAACGACCCCGAGCAGCCGACGACGGTGAGCTTCATAAAGCAGAATCCTCCGCTGGCGGGTGACCGAGAAGTACCGGAAGGGATCCGAGGGGCGGACCGTTGAACGAGTGATCGTCAAAGGGGGCGACAGGGGTCGTGCGGTCCGTCGAGCGTAAGGCGCAAAACCTCGGGTCGCTCCTCCACCAGGGGCTGTTGTGGGCGAACTCACCTGTGGTGTCACCGGTTCGGCTGGACCGGCGGCGCATGGGGTGCGGAGAGGGCGCGCGGCGGAAGTCGCACGCCGGTAACGTCATCGTATGCACACGTCCTGGTGGCTCGCGCTCGCGGCCGTGGTACTTCTCGCGCTGATCGCGACGGTGGTGGACGGCTGGGGACGGGGGCGGCGGCCGCGGCGGCCCGGGGACCGACCGCCCGGTCGGCGCGCGGACCGTCCGGCAGGTCGCTCGACCACCCGTCCGAAGGGTCGGCCGGCCCGTGACCGAGGCCCGGCGGGGCGGCCGAAGCCCGCGGAGATCTGGTGGGCGGACGTGCCGTTCGAGGACGGGCCGGGCGGGAAGGACCGGCCGTGTCTGGTGCTGGTGGTGCGCGGTGACCGGGTGACCGTCGTGAAGATCACCAGCAAGTACCACGAGGAGCGGCCCGGGGTGATCCCGCTCCCGCCGGGCTCCGTGGGCGACGCGCACGGGCGGCCGAGCTATCTGGAGACGGACGAGCTGCGCCAGGTGCGGCTGCGGGACTTCCGGCGCCGGGTCGGCGCGGTGGACCCGGCCCTGTGGGACCGGGTCCGGCACCTGGCCTAGGCCCGCCTACGCCCAGAGCTGGCCTTGGACTGTCGCGATGGCCTCCTCGGTGGTGGCCGCGGTGTAGACGCCCGTCGAGAGGTACTTCCAGCCGCCGTCGGCCACGACGAACACGATGTCGGCGCTCTCGCCCGCCTTGACGGCCTTGTTGCCGACGCCGATCGCGGCGTGCAGGGCCGCTCCCGTGGAGACGCCGGCGAAGATGCCCTCCTCGCGCAGCAGCTCGCGGGTGCGGGTGACGGCGTCCGCCGAGCCGACCGAGAAGCGGGTGGTGAGGACGGAGGCGTCGTACAGCTCGGGCACGAACCCCTCGTCGAGGTTGCGCAGGCCGTAGACGAGGTCGTCGTAGCGCGGCTCGGCGGCGACGATCTTGACGTCCGGCTTGTGCTCGCGCAGGTAGCGGCCGACGCCCATGAGGGTGCCGGTGGTGCCGAGGCCGGCGACGAAGTGGGTGATGGAGGGCAGGTCGGCGAGGATCTCGGGGCCGGTGCCGGTGTAGTGGGCGCCCGCGTTGTCGGCGTTGCCGTACTGGTAGAGCATCACCCAGTCGGGGTGCTCGGCGGCCAGTTCCTTGGCGACGCGCACGGCGGTGTTGGAGCCGCCCGCGGCCGGGGAGGAGATGATCTCGGCGCCCCACATGGCGAGCAGGTCCCGGCGTTCCCGGGAGGTGTTCTCCGGCATCACGCAGACCATGCGGTAGCCCTTGAGGCGGGCCGCCATGGCGAGGGAGATGCCGGTGTTGCCGCTCGTCGGCTCCAGGATCGTGCAGCCGGGGGTGAGGCGGCCGTCCTTCTCCGCCTGCTCGACCATGTGCAGGGCGGGACGGTCCTTGATGGAGCCGGTGGGGTTGCGGTCCTCCAGCTTCGCCCAGATGCGGACGTCGGTGGACGGCGAGAGCCGCGGCAGGCGCACCAGGGGGGTGTTGCCCACCGCGGCCAGCGGGGAGTCGTAGCGCATCGGGGTCGGCGGCCGATCAGGCCATGCCGCCGGCGACGGCCGGCAGGATGGTCACGGTGTCGCCGTCGGTCAGCTTGGTGTCGATGCCGTCGACGAAGCGGACGTCCTCGTCGTTGAGGTACACGTTCACGAAGCGGCGCAGCTTGCCGTCGTCCACGATGCGGGCGTGGATGCCCGCATGCCGGGTCTCGAGGTCGGTGAACAGGTCGGCGAGGGTGTCACCGCTGCCCTCCACCGCCTTCTGACCGTCGGTGTACTGGCGGAGGATGGTGGGGATGCGGACCTCGATGGCCATGGCTGTGGGCTCCTGTCGGATGGTGTGGGCAGCGCGGTTACGTGCGGGTGGGACTCCCCCGCGCTCGGCTGCGCCCGCGGGGGCGGTGCCCCCATCGGCTCTCGGCCGTACGGCGGCGGGTACAGCGTCAACAGATGGCGCTGGCGAGCCTGCACAGGTCGACGTGCAGCCGCGCCACGAGCAGTGCGCCCGGCGTCTTCGTGCTCACGTCGTTCAGAACCATGGGCTCATCGTATCGATTCCCGGTCCGCCTTCCGGAATGCGATCCCACATGGTGGACGATGCGTGGTCGTGGAGCGAGACGCGGGTGCGTGCGTCTTCGGAGAAGGCACCGGTCCCGGGGGTGGGTCAGACGATCAGACGACAGGCTTTCCCGTCAGCTCCACGCCCGCCGCGCGCATCTCCGCCAGGGCCCGGTCGGTGGTGTTCTCGGCGACGCCGGCCGTCAGGTCCAGCAGGACCTGGGTGCGGAAGCCCTCGCGGGCCGCGTCCAGGGCGGTGGCGCGGACGCAGTGGTCGGTGGCGATGCCGACGACGTCCACCTCGTCGATCTGCCGGGCGCGCAGCCAGTCGCCGAGGGTGACGCCGTTCTCGTCGGCGCCCTCGAAGCCGCTGTAGGCGGCCGCGTAGTCGCCCTTGCTGAAGACGGCGTCGACGGCGCCGGAGGCGACGGCGGGGGCGAAGTTGGGGTGGAAGCCGACGCCCTCGGTGCCGGCGACGCAGTGCGCGGGCCAGGAGTGGACGTAGTCGGGGTTGTCGGCGAAGTGGCCGCCGGGCGCGATGTGGTGGTCGCGGGTGGCGACGACGTGCCGGTATCCGGCGGGGGCCTGTCCGATCAGCTCGGTGATCGCGGCGGCCACGTCGGCGCCGCCGGCCACCGCGAGGCTGCCCCCTTCGCAGAAGTCGTTCTGCACGTCAACGACGATCAAGGCGCGGCGCATGGGCGGTGTCCTTCGATGGCGGTCCCCGGCTCCGCAGAGCGCGGGGGAGGGTGAAGTAATCGAGCCTAGAGACTTTGCCGGTCGTACGGGAGGGGGCTGCGCCCGGCGGTCGCCGGGCGCAGCTCCGGACAGGACCTAGCTACCCGACCGGTCGTGGACATACTCCGTGGGAATGACGGGTTCGCCGCGCGAGAGCTGGGTCGCGGACAGGGGCAGGCCGGCGCGGGCGGCCCGGTGCCGGTCGCGGACGGCGTCCAGGGGTTCGCGGGCGACGACGGAGCCGCCCTTGACGAGTTCGACGAGCAGCGGGCGGTCGGCGAGTTCGGCGGGCATGGCGCCGGTGCCGACGACCTCGGCCTCGGCGACGCCGTGGGCGTCCAGGCGGCGGGCCGCCCACTTGCGGCCGCCGACGGAGGTCTTGCCGCCGGAGGACTTCTTCGCCACGGGGACGAGGGGCGAGGCCGGGTCGTCGGACCCGGCGCGGGCGACGAGCTTGTAGACCATGGAGGCCGTCGGGTGGCCGGAGCCGGTGACCAGCTGGGTGCCGACGCCGTAGGCGTCCACGGGCGCGGCGGCGAGGGAGGCGATGGCGTACTCGTCGAGGTCGGAGGTGACGATGACGCGGGTGCCGGTCGCGCCGAGTTCGTCGAGCTGGCGGCGGACGCGGTGGGCGACGAGGAGGAGGTCGCCGGAGTCGATGCGGACGGCGCCCAGTTCGGGGCCGGCCACCTCGACGGCG encodes:
- a CDS encoding PTS transporter subunit EIIC, translated to MSTATAPTAAPAKKRGSGLFQGLQKVGRSLQLPIAVLPAAGILLRLGVPDIAHKLHLPDKVTEVFASAGGAIFDNLPMLFCIGVAIGFAKKADGSTALAALVGFLVYSNVLKAFPVTEAKVQAGADIAATYNNPGVFGGIIMGLLSAVLWQRYHRKKLVDWLGFFNGRRLVPIIMAFVGTAMGVFFGLVWEPIGDGISNFGEWITGLGTVGAGLFGLINRALIPVGMHQFVNSVAWFQIGDFKDSAGAVVHGDLTRFFAGDASAGQFMSGFFPIMMFGLPAAALAIAHTARPERRKAVLGMMISLALTSFVTGVTEPIEFSFMFIAPLLYAIHAVLTALSMAITWALGVHAGFTFSAGFIDYALNWNLATKPWLIIPIGLVFGAIYYVVFRFAITKWNLPTPGREPEEEVEDLTKA
- a CDS encoding PLP-dependent cysteine synthase family protein, producing the protein MRYDSPLAAVGNTPLVRLPRLSPSTDVRIWAKLEDRNPTGSIKDRPALHMVEQAEKDGRLTPGCTILEPTSGNTGISLAMAARLKGYRMVCVMPENTSRERRDLLAMWGAEIISSPAAGGSNTAVRVAKELAAEHPDWVMLYQYGNADNAGAHYTGTGPEILADLPSITHFVAGLGTTGTLMGVGRYLREHKPDVKIVAAEPRYDDLVYGLRNLDEGFVPELYDASVLTTRFSVGSADAVTRTRELLREEGIFAGVSTGAALHAAIGVGNKAVKAGESADIVFVVADGGWKYLSTGVYTAATTEEAIATVQGQLWA
- a CDS encoding IS30 family transposase, translated to MRAAGVHRRDAAAQVGVHERTARDWDQGIRQIGHSRLHADGRLIDYTTGVITIVTAASKPSVAAVEAGLHPRFLTVAERELIADMRREGRSLRAIGRALGRPASTVKREIDARAVNGVYRPHQAQRAWAKSRSRPKDSKLAREGALRDFATAKLQERWSPEQICHALLIEFPDDESMRVSPETIYQAVYVQARGGLRREVALALRTGRTRRKPHRSPEQRTRRFVDEMVMISERPPEVEDRAVPGHWEGDLIVGPRSESAIVTLVERSTRYVLLGHLPGGHTAEEVRDVLVPLIQTLPEHLRGSLTWDQGCEMAAHKQFTVATGVPVYFCDPHSPWQRGSNENTNGLLRQYFPKGTDLSAHSPADLEHVAQQLNGRPRKTLGWRTPAERLRDLLTAA
- a CDS encoding MBL fold metallo-hydrolase; translation: MKLTVVGCSGSFPSAESACSSYLVEADGFRLLLDMGNGALGELQRHCGLYDLDAIFLSHLHADHCIDMCAYFVARYYRHDGGRCDPIPVYGPEGTEHRLTTAYADTPSASSMSEVFDFHTVKPSTFDVGPFTVHTERVAHPVEAYGIRVEHGGRSLTYSGDTGASPALEELARDSDLFLCEAAFTHGKESIPDLHLNGREAGEAASRAGARKLVLTHIPPWTDPQVNLADARTTFAGPVELAAPRQTYEI
- a CDS encoding MoaD/ThiS family protein, whose amino-acid sequence is MAIEVRIPTILRQYTDGQKAVEGSGDTLADLFTDLETRHAGIHARIVDDGKLRRFVNVYLNDEDVRFVDGIDTKLTDGDTVTILPAVAGGMA
- a CDS encoding isochorismatase family protein, producing the protein MRRALIVVDVQNDFCEGGSLAVAGGADVAAAITELIGQAPAGYRHVVATRDHHIAPGGHFADNPDYVHSWPAHCVAGTEGVGFHPNFAPAVASGAVDAVFSKGDYAAAYSGFEGADENGVTLGDWLRARQIDEVDVVGIATDHCVRATALDAAREGFRTQVLLDLTAGVAENTTDRALAEMRAAGVELTGKPVV
- a CDS encoding type II toxin-antitoxin system PemK/MazF family toxin yields the protein MHTSWWLALAAVVLLALIATVVDGWGRGRRPRRPGDRPPGRRADRPAGRSTTRPKGRPARDRGPAGRPKPAEIWWADVPFEDGPGGKDRPCLVLVVRGDRVTVVKITSKYHEERPGVIPLPPGSVGDAHGRPSYLETDELRQVRLRDFRRRVGAVDPALWDRVRHLA
- a CDS encoding putative leader peptide, yielding MVLNDVSTKTPGALLVARLHVDLCRLASAIC